The following are from one region of the Hymenobacter radiodurans genome:
- a CDS encoding carboxypeptidase-like regulatory domain-containing protein translates to MKKLLWFFLALGWLLAPPVHAQTTRTVTGVVTAAEDRSPLPGVNVIVKGTTNGVQTDAEGRYTLSNVAEGSTLVFSFIGYTAQERPATGATVDVALATSTTNLGEVLVTTSFGIEKEQRSIVTSVQEVQGTELVNSRQPNIVNALQGKIAGVNITSSGGGPGEGAAIVIRGGTSLDGDNQPLFVIDGVIMDNSSFAESTAPGGGSAFNGILGRSVGTTNRASDINPEDIESMTVLKGPAAAVLYGLRAANGAVIIKTKSGTAGRITLNYRTQFSVDQVNRLPKLQDQYKQGSLGISDPGTRQSWGPRFAPGETVFNNLEDFYQRGTSFQNYLNMTGGTEKASFLLSVQHLDSKGITPESKYDKASVRLAGTVKISPKFSANASANYLNSGGERPVQGPGLFGGSGAI, encoded by the coding sequence ATGAAAAAACTTTTATGGTTTTTCCTGGCGCTGGGGTGGCTGTTAGCCCCGCCAGTCCATGCCCAAACCACCCGAACCGTAACCGGCGTCGTAACAGCCGCCGAGGACCGCTCGCCCCTGCCGGGCGTGAACGTCATTGTGAAAGGAACTACCAACGGTGTTCAGACTGATGCCGAAGGTCGTTACACGCTCAGCAATGTAGCTGAAGGCAGCACTCTCGTTTTTAGCTTTATCGGCTACACAGCCCAAGAGCGACCCGCTACAGGTGCTACCGTTGATGTCGCTCTGGCCACGAGCACCACCAATCTGGGGGAAGTACTGGTCACGACTTCGTTTGGTATCGAGAAAGAACAACGCAGCATTGTTACCAGCGTGCAGGAAGTACAGGGCACCGAACTGGTCAACTCGCGCCAGCCGAATATCGTGAATGCCCTGCAAGGCAAAATCGCGGGCGTAAACATCACCAGCTCGGGTGGTGGCCCCGGCGAGGGCGCAGCCATTGTTATTCGGGGAGGCACCTCGCTCGACGGCGACAACCAGCCCCTATTTGTCATCGATGGGGTGATTATGGACAACTCCTCGTTTGCCGAATCGACGGCGCCGGGCGGTGGTTCGGCCTTCAATGGCATTCTGGGTCGCTCGGTGGGCACTACCAACCGCGCTTCGGACATTAACCCCGAGGATATTGAGAGCATGACGGTGCTGAAGGGCCCCGCAGCGGCCGTACTCTACGGCCTGCGCGCTGCCAACGGCGCCGTAATCATCAAAACCAAGAGCGGCACGGCGGGTCGGATTACGCTCAACTACCGCACGCAATTTTCGGTGGACCAGGTGAACCGCTTGCCTAAGCTACAGGACCAATACAAGCAGGGTTCGTTGGGCATTTCTGACCCAGGCACCCGCCAGTCGTGGGGCCCGCGCTTTGCGCCCGGCGAAACAGTATTTAACAACCTGGAAGATTTTTACCAGCGAGGCACCTCTTTCCAGAACTACCTGAACATGACGGGCGGCACCGAAAAAGCCAGCTTCCTCCTCTCGGTTCAGCACCTCGACTCGAAAGGTATTACACCCGAAAGCAAGTACGACAAAGCCTCCGTACGCCTAGCGGGCACCGTGAAGATTTCGCCTAAGTTCAGCGCCAACGCCTCGGCCAACTACCTGAACTCGGGCGGTGAGCGCCCCGTGCAGGGCCCCGGCCTGTTTGGCGGCTCGGGGGCTATTTGA